The following DNA comes from Megalobrama amblycephala isolate DHTTF-2021 linkage group LG20, ASM1881202v1, whole genome shotgun sequence.
aTGCTGCTTTAATGAAAGCGAGGAGCgctgggagcacaataattcctctttaaactaaactgcagatgttataacaaaatattttttcgagaatgatgatcagtgatgcacacttaacttcgatattatggaagacactgctggattcggtggtcaAACGGTtcgttgtccagtttgaataggtccaataatatcttactgtacaaccacagctgcaggaggtgttgatgtcgtgtgaaggatcttcaaacaattaccatttgaaggatataatttgaggaaaacggtaagatttgcatgttttctttttaaaatactttgtcagtgacgcgttgagtcagacaattgtatttacactgcaataaataagtaggctgatctgtttccactaaaaatagcctataaacttcctaaaagatatgttcacctaATCAGCAAAACttcataaatttgatttgaattgtttaaaactattaaaatactatctggccagtggaaatgaatgaatcaactctattctaaaacctttatctgaagtattttatacaattttgtttttatgaatattttgatatatttattctaaaacataaagaggatattggatgatctttatcaatataatgtgtggcacaaattgcatttgtagtccatatctaatattttccaatgtcttgtacctttgacggtgttaaccgtGGTGTCACATGGATGGGaatatgtatggaaatgatatgcagatgaggttatgcatagtaaaactaggtgtcgtaagctccatatatggtgatttcggggaggagacagggtggagatgcacgtacgcacaatcttccgctgactgggatttgtaaagggatttgtgcgcaggttctggcgtacgcatggttttataaatctgatttttttttgtgtgtgtacgcagaatctagcttttgtgCGTACGTACAAttttagtagggatcctacgcacagttttataaatgagaccccaggaGACCATTGTCGAGCCAGTGAAATaggaggatgaggaggagcCAATGAAGAGGGTGGAGCCAGGGAACTGGACAGAGCAGGTGGAGGGAGCGGAGCCAGGAAGCAGGGCAGAACCAGTGGAGGAGGTGGAACTGATGAAGAAGGCGGAGCCAGGAAGCCAGGTGGAACCTACGAAGGAGGTGGAGTCAGGGTGCTGGTCAGAAGCAGTGAAGACGAAGGAGCTAGGAGGCTGGGTGGAACCAGCAGAGACAAAGGAGCTTGGAGGCTGGATGGAACCAGCAGAGAGTAAGGATCTTGGAGGCTGGGTAGAACCAGTGGAGAAGAACGAGCTTGGAGGCTAAGCAGAACCAGTGGAGATGAAGGAGCTTGAAGTGCTGGGTGGAACCAGCGGAGGAGGATGGGCCAGGGGACTAGTGGGAACCAGTGAGTATAATGAGCCAGGTGGGATGGGCAAGGAAAAATAGACCACAGGGGTGGGTCTGATGGGCtcgttacaaaaaaaaatcactggtATGATCCTCGAGGGAGTGATCACCCTGAGGTGATGAGGAGGAGATGGATGGCTGCTACATCCATCTTTTCTAGGTCAACTATTCTGACACAGCGGTGTATATGCaggttatttctttatttaacaaatattttcaaacTATTACCAGACAAAACATAGaaacacacagcagctttacacacaaacataaaagaAATACTCAACCATGAACTAAGGAACAGGGAGCATTAAAAACATAGGTAAATGAAGAATTCAACAAGACACAGATGATGATAATTTAGTGACTATGGAAACAAactgaacaaaaaaaagaaacattcccTCACTTTCAACAGCTTTTATTTCCTACAAAtttcttaatatatataaatatttgtataaacaTAAAATTCAACAACTGAGACAATAAGTTAACAAATTTTACAGatatttgatgaacagaaatggAATAATGTGTGTAGGTACTACAGTGCATCTAATCCTCGTGGACTGCACCAGATTTGCCAGTTCCTGCTGTGAGATATTACCCCACTCTTCCACCAAGGCATTTACAagtctcatgtcgttccaaacttgtaagaccttcattcatctttggaacacaaattaagatatttttgatgaaatccgagaggcaTATGAAtcttccatagacagcaatataatcaccactttcaaggtccagaaaagtactaaagtcattgttaaaacagtggacgtgactgcagtggtttgaccttaattttatgaagcgatgagaatactttttgtgcacaaaaataaaacaaaattaatgactcaacaatatcttcttttctgtgtcattctcctacactgtttacgttcagtgcttccaggttctgcgtcagaacgccggctcagtattggttGAAGCCtggtcacgtgagcagcacaaaacatgcgtgtgatgctgacgcaggagccggccaatagtCGGAGTTtggatgtagaacctggaagcactggacgtaaacaatgtatgagaatgacacagaatagaggatattgttgaataaagtggttatttttgttttgtttttgcacacaaaaagtattcacatcacttcataacattaaggttgagccACTATAGTCACAtcaaggttattatagttttgcatttttctttagtttttatttttatttcgttttgactttttgttttcaaattcagtttagttttaattagtttttaaagtgggtttgctagtttagtttagtttttattttttgaaaatgcttagttttagtttagtttttattagttttagtgttagtttcttttgtaatttgggttatttgtcaggggcaagattcaaaaaggtcagaaaaagtattgtgtaacaataactcaacaaaaacatcatacaattttagaaaatattaattcaaaaataaaaccagtacataaaatgtacatatgggcacaaatatgtaaacagtctcaacactccgcagtaagtgcaaaatgtgtaTGTGACGTGTGCCAGTAAAAAACCTAAAGAGCCAACAGACTAAAGAAGACATACATGAACCGCATGTAGCCTATTCAACCCATTTTTAAGCCACaacaagacatttctgtcagattgtcagggagctcaatctgagaaaagaacatgacaaataacaaaaaaaaaaaaaaaaaaaaaaaacctttaaatacagctattcaatttttttagtgtgtgtgaAACACCTTCACAAAATTGCCAAAAAATCTACCAAAAATCTACACATCTTCTATACAGAATTCACACCCTATACAAATACCACAGCTGTACAATTTTCACACCCTATACTAAATTTACAATAGCCTACTCGTCTGGATTaaagcagcaaacattcagtgtaaaggccaatttacaccgcaccgacaaacgccaacaaactcgtctgttggagtttgatcGGATCGGTGTGATACCCCTGTGGCCGTTGGTCTGAGTCGGTTTTCACcggactgaacatgtttaatcggcgttaGTTTGGTAGTCTGAGCATCCAACAAAAGGCAACcaactctgacgtaatctgacctgactacgaaccgttgccatgacgatgaggcaagtcccctgcaaagacagctgtttgatcgcgcccgcgcctcacgcagACACAACAAAGCAGcggaaatgtgacatcgcagcttgttcgttataaaaaataatacagttaaaaaaaaaaaaaaaatgaaaacatacaaaaggtacaatagtccatagtgcaatccttgccattcagcaagagcacgtTAAGAGAGGTAACATTAACCACCatgagcaacgcaggtttaccttcagtgacactaaaactctgtaaacttgatttttttctcacagtaattttcattttgggtgaactatgcaaacacatttggattgaagcagcaaacattcagtgtaattgtaaacaaatgacattatttaatatttgaatcacagcttatatagtgttttgacatcgacaacccaagtgcattttacctcaaacttgcgacTAGTTAACTTGCTGcagtagcaatcgcttctcgcgtcgacattaacacgctgacaaagttatattcagaactaaaaatatttttataccactttttaatgtgtgtttgtgtaaaggtgttcacgagataccaacctttagcgaacttgctttcaaagtcgaacactcgttctcatggagacGCGGTGTGCACTGACGGgagtggctgtgtgtgtgtgcgcgcgcgtgtATGTAAGAGACGGAGGGAAAGGAAATGCACGttatttgctctatgaaagacattgataaagacgaaaactaaggacatttaacctataattttatttaaatttatttttttcaattaacgacaatgttttttcccacctagtttacgttttttcgttcgttttcgttaacgattagaACCTTGAGTCACACCaactgttttaatgatgattttgttacctttctggaccttgaaagtggtggttatatTGCTGTCATGGATGTcatctctcggatttcatcagaaatatcttaatttttgttctgaagatgaacaaaggtcttacgagtttggaacaacatgagggtgtgtaattaatgacagaattttcattttttggtgaactaaccctttaaggactgTTCCACAGGTGCATGAATTGTTTATGATTTATTGAAAAAGCATTACAAACATTGTTTAAACGCTTTCCAATAAAGATCTGTAAAGCTTATTTggattttacaaaattatatttaaaacagtatcCTGAAaaaggaacttttttttttttttttaagtttatcaATGGAAACCAAGGGAACAAAGGAAATAggaactaaataaataaaacttaaatcaaATGTGACACACATCAGCAACCCAGGAAAATTTCCTCATGGTCTGCAACTGAAAGGATCTTATCTTAGATTACATTGCAGTACTCATTCTGATATTTGATTGCAGTTTAATTCCTAATATTAGGAACTCAGTTAATCAACAACTTCTCAGAGTTTTATATGCATTACAAACATCACACAGGTAGATCTTTCCTGCTAAGGCCTGACGCACATCCTCCGGTGCCTACAAATTACAATTATATCTTGGGTACAACCCCAATCCCAGAAAAGTTGAGACATGTAAAAATTGGGGTTGTAGTTCTATCACTGCATTGCAAATTTGGTGATCATAAAGTGAGCAATTGCAAATAATCAGATAATAGAAAACAacttcttattttaatttttataaggAAATACAAGTGTCTGCAAAAGCAAAATACAATCTTGCTTAGAGGGGGATAAACTATGATTAGCACCATCAGTCCTCTGAGACAAATTATGctattatgcataattatgcTGTTGTTTGGGCTTCTCACACTGTATAAATGCTGTGGTAGACAGCAGGCAGGAATCAGAACTGCCATGCTGATACTTAAACTGCTTTTGATGGTCCTGTTAACCCAGGCAGAAAAGCCTGACTGCACGCCACAGGGTCACAGGGTGCTGCCTGAACTGGAGAAAGCTGGAGACCTTATAATTGGGGGTATATTCTCCTTCCGCACTAGACAAGATGGCTACATagattattttacaaaaataccGGAAATACGTCCATGCAAAgagtatgtttgtgtttgtaccATGGTTTAATTTTTCTAAGATTTATTGTGATCAATTTGTGTATGCCTAAACCCTCTAAACAAAACATGTTATTTGTTATTATGCAAAAATCTTCttcagtaaaaatacagtattacTGACTGAAAATTCCCTTAAGTTTCAGTTTCAGGGAATTCAAGTTTGCTCACACAATGATGTTTGCAATAGATGAGATAAACAGAGACATGGACATTCTCCCTGGAATTAAACTGGGATACAAAATCTACAATGACTGTGGATCCACAGACATACTAAGAGCTGCTATGACATTAGTAAATGGTCTAGAGCAGTCAAAAACAGGATCAAACTGCAATAAAACAGTCCAGGCCATTATTGGACATTCTGGATCAACACCAACTATGAGCTTTGCAAAGATTGTTGGAAGATTTCATATACCAGTGGTAAGCTATATTTTCTCTTTATTAGTTTTAATGCATAGTCAATTATAAATTTCCatgttacaattttaaatacaagcactattgtaacacatttttatgtattttcatcCATCTTTCAACAAATATTTGAGCAGATGTatattaaaagttaaataaattgCTTTTTTCACTCTCTTTGTCTTTACAGATCAGTCATTTTGCTACATGTGCTTGTTTGAGCAACAGAAAGGAGTATCCCTCCTTTTTCAGAACTATTCCCAGTGATTACTATCAAAGCAGAGCACTGGCCCAGCTGGTCAGACATTTTGGCTGGATGTGGGTGGGGGTGTTAAGCAATAAAAATGATTATGGAATAAACGGGATAACCACCTTTATTAGCGCTGCTAGTGAGGAAGGAGTGTGCATTGAATACTCAGAAGCCTTTGAAAGTACCAGCCCATACCACGAAATATTGAGAATCGTGAATATTATCAGAATCTCCACATCTAAGGTAATTATGGCCTTCATGTCACACAGAGAGATAAAGATTCTGGTGGATGAGCTATACAGACAGAACATTACAGGACTGCAGTGGATCGGAAGTGATGCCTGGATCACAGATGACTCTCTATCAGATATCCATGGTCATACTTTGCTGATTGGATCTATAGGATTCACTGTCCGCAATGCTCAGATACCTGGACTAGGTCCTTTTCTACAGGATGTCAACCCCTCTCAATTTCCTAACAGCGTATTTTTTAAAGACTTTTGGGAACATGTTTTTGACTGTTCTTTGTCTCCAAGTGAAATAAAAAAGAGGTGTAATGGCTCTGAGAACTTGAGAGATGTGCAAAACTCTTTCACTGACTTGACTGATTTAAGGTTCtcaaacaatatatataaagCTGTTTATGCAGTAGCCCATGCAATTAATAATATTCTCTCATGTGAGCAAAACAAAAGCTTCATTCTTAATTCCACTTGTCTAAAACTTACTGAAGTAAAGCCTTGGCAGGTAAGACCAGATAATTATttcagattttatatatatttatatatataaattttatatttatatatatatatatatatatatatatatatatatatatataaaaaacacaatCAGTAATATTTTCCTTTTCATTTCAAGGTCTTAAACTCTTTGCAATCCATAAATTTCACCACACCTGGGGGTgaaaatgtcttttttgatAAAAACGGAGATTCACCAGCGAGATATGAGCTGATCAATCTACAAAGTGTTAATAAAGGCAAAATAGAGGTGGAAACTATTGGTTACTATGATGCCTCTTTGCCTAAAAGTCAACGGTTCTCCATGAATAATGTTCAGGTCATCTGGAGAGAAGGAAAAAATCAGGTAGAGCTTTTAACATAAAtttctaaacacacacacacacacaccaaaaaaaaaaaaaaaaaaaaaaaaaaaaacaaattgcaGCTGAGAAAgtaaatattataatgtttGTGTCCTTGTATTGGTGTTTTGCAGGTGCctgtgtctgtgtgtagtgAGAGCTGTCCCCCAGGCACTAGAAAAGCAGTGCAGAAAGGAAGACCTGTCTGCTGTTATGACTGCATACTATGCCCACCAGGAGAGATTAGCAACACAACAGGTACATAAGAATGTAATGAAAGTATACATTCTactactgagtaatattaattaactaaatgTTCTTATTATAAGGTTAGGATTATGTTTAGGATtgggtttagggttagttgcatgcacttatgcataatttatagttaccAAAAAATCTTTCAAGAtgtgtttttttcacaaaattggAGCCaatgtttgattaatatttaacagaattattgcatttgattttttttttcttttttctagaTTCAGTTGATTGCCTCAAATGCCCTATTGCACAGTGGTCAAATACAAGAGGAGATTCCTGCATCCCAAAAGAAATTGAATTCTTGTCATATGCTGAAATAATGGGGatttttttggcatttttttctttagttGGGGTCTTTTTCACTACAGCAATCATGCTTATTTTCTATATTTACAGAAGCACACCTATAGTAAGAGCCAACAACTCAGAGCTGAGCTTCCTGCTGCTCTTCTCATTGACTCTCTGTTTCCTCTGTTCACTTACTTTCATTGGTCGGCCCACTGAGTGGTCCTGTATGTTGCGTCACACAGCATTTGGTATCACTTTTGTCCTCTGTATCTCCTGTGTTCTGGGGAAAACAATAGTGGTGTTAATGGCCTTCAAGGCTACACTTCCAGGAAGTAATGTTATGAAATGGTTTGGGCCCGTGCAGCAAAAACTCTGTGTAATTTTCTTTGCACTTATACAGGTGCTTATTTGTGCATTCTGGTTAATATTAGCTCCACCATTTCCATATATGAACATGAATCATTACCAAGAAAAGATCATTTTAGAATGTCATTTAGGTTCAGCTATTGGTTTCTGGACTGTATTGGGTTATATTGGTCTCCTGGCTGTCTTTTGCTTCATTTTAGCTTTTCTAGCACGGAAACTGCCTGACAAGTTCAATGAAGCTAAATTCATCACATTCAGTATGCTCATATTTTGTGCTGTGTGGATCACGTTTATCCCAGCTTATGTCAGTTCTCCTGGAAAATTCATTGTAGCTGTGGAAATATTTGCCATTTTGGTCTCTAGCTTTGGTTTACTGTTCTGTATTTTCTTGCCAAAGTGCTATATAATTTTACTAAAACCTGAAATGAACACTAAAAAGCATGTAATGGCAAAGATGTCCAATGATATCCATTAATAGTTATTGGAGTGCACAAAATTAACAGAGCATGAAAAATCCCTGAAATATTCAGAATTAAGAATtggtttaaattaaataaatctaaGCAAGGATCTTCAACTGGGGGTTGGTCGTTttgttaacaaattaaatcaTGGGTAAAAATATCACAAAGTCAAATTTAAATATAAGCACCCTCAGTTGATACTGTAATCATATCATACTGGAAAACTCTCCAGTGCGTTTTTGTGTTTACACTATGGAGAACgtcaaatgtttctatttacagCGTGTTTTTGCAGCGATGAGAAATGTAGCACAGTCATGTTTGTTGACAATAGCCAATAAGAGTGGTTTAATTTAGTCAGAATCAACTcaccactcaaaacacctgaGATTTTGTTTAGTGCTGAGCAAATCCTCTCATTACAAACAAAGACACAATGCAAGTAAGAGATTCATTATGCAGTGTAGACAACTTTATTGACttgtattgatttgtaagataACAAACTGAGTGACTGACAGCATTTTAATGATTGTAAAGGGCTTTCGCGTGCTTTCGAGGCTATAAATATTATCcattgaaaaaaagtttttcatgctgctaagAGGACCGACAGCCAATTGCACAGTGAAAATTTAGGAAGTGACATCTACATATAAATGTGGGATTCACTATCAAAATTGCAGTTGACAGTGGTAACTATAGcactggacaaaaaaaaaagtggcatATCAAAATTGACACGTGCAACGTAAATGCAGACTAATAgattaaaggcacagtatgtacGTTTCACTACTAGAGGatgcttattcaaaacaataacaaagggGTAGCTTGTTAATGCAGGGAATGAGTGTGGAATCGTCAGAGTTGTCATCTTCACCTCCGCAGCTGATGGAAAGCAATCCGACAGGACTCAGGCAGAAGTAATGTTCACGGATAagctaatgttttaaagttttattaatgttactgttgTATGAAGCAGGGTGGGGACGAGAGCCATGCGAGATGAATGAGGCCAGTGAAGCGAATGCTAATGAGAGATACCTGTACAATACACCAGTCTCGAGTCCCATGGAATGACGACAGTGAATCGTGAGAGATGATCAGGCCTTGAACTTTTTACTTTGCTGTTTGAATTAAGCTTTTATGCCGCAGTTGTCCATTACGATTAAAGTTGCATTTAACGTTTGCCGCTTCCTGTCTCCTTCCTCCCTGAACTTTAACTTTGTTACAGTTACGTTTGATCACTGAAATTCACACTATTCAATTTCATTCTAATAAAACAGCTGTAAGTGCGGAATTGCTACTCATACAAGTCACTTTACCTGACGAATTAAAATTGTGGGGTAACACAGCACCGTTTTACTTGGTCaaaatacactgctcaaaaaaattaaagaaacactttttaatcagagaatagcatGAAGTCAGCtaaactcctgggatattgatctggtcagttaagtagcagagggggttgttaacactctggagtctgaggtatcgccggtgATACCACctcagtttttttcttaccagtgtgaaagagactaaaaatactctgtcaatgttgcacatacaattaagagttatacaccattttaatctgtggaatatcttcttttatttacactcagagtaaaaacaaaatgttgtgctttttgtgtgtgatctgtcgtctccctctgaatgaagtccaatctgatagttctcagaaaatgaactgtaactgtgaatactaatcacaaaaaaattagacttatgtctaaagaaatgttgagatgtcaggttttaaattgtgtaagtcaaattgaaaacaaatattctctgtttatgtaatctgtatgaaaagagagccatgtcagaagtccgtgattcagctcattatccgctaatgtgaCCACGCCCATGGAGGAAgcactattcagacgcaaattctgaggcaatacatgtatacatcgtctcaatcgtctatttattgtcttcaaaagtgttttgcatagccatagttagcgatctctggaagcctctgttagttcggttggttcctggattgtcacatggcctattcttctttaggaggcatttgtggactaaaagtgtACAGAACGCCCTcaggctgcaagtatgaattgaaaacacagtatccagcgctcatagtaatgacaataaatactgaataaatattactcctctatatagaaaattgacataaacatatgagaatccataaatatttctccaaatgtgcatgcttttaaactaaaagcctatatgaaatgtcatagaggtaacataattgttcagacactatgcatcacagaaatacattatattttaaagtatataatagaataccattattttaaattgtaataatattttacagtattgcggttttttctgtatgtttgatatacagcatgatgagcttgagacatgatcacagagggtttttttcacagcctacctgactgaaagagatcattaatatgcaggtcattacagcTCATTATGCGATTATTTTGTCATCTCaggtgtcttacaaaatttaaatctctctattgttttatatgaatgagtaggca
Coding sequences within:
- the LOC125255799 gene encoding extracellular calcium-sensing receptor-like, giving the protein MLILKLLLMVLLTQAEKPDCTPQGHRVLPELEKAGDLIIGGIFSFRTRQDGYIDYFTKIPEIRPCKDFSFREFKFAHTMMFAIDEINRDMDILPGIKLGYKIYNDCGSTDILRAAMTLVNGLEQSKTGSNCNKTVQAIIGHSGSTPTMSFAKIVGRFHIPVISHFATCACLSNRKEYPSFFRTIPSDYYQSRALAQLVRHFGWMWVGVLSNKNDYGINGITTFISAASEEGVCIEYSEAFESTSPYHEILRIVNIIRISTSKVIMAFMSHREIKILVDELYRQNITGLQWIGSDAWITDDSLSDIHGHTLLIGSIGFTVRNAQIPGLGPFLQDVNPSQFPNSVFFKDFWEHVFDCSLSPSEIKKRCNGSENLRDVQNSFTDLTDLRFSNNIYKAVYAVAHAINNILSCEQNKSFILNSTCLKLTEVKPWQVLNSLQSINFTTPGGENVFFDKNGDSPARYELINLQSVNKGKIEVETIGYYDASLPKSQRFSMNNVQVIWREGKNQVPVSVCSESCPPGTRKAVQKGRPVCCYDCILCPPGEISNTTDSVDCLKCPIAQWSNTRGDSCIPKEIEFLSYAEIMGIFLAFFSLVGVFFTTAIMLIFYIYRSTPIVRANNSELSFLLLFSLTLCFLCSLTFIGRPTEWSCMLRHTAFGITFVLCISCVLGKTIVVLMAFKATLPGSNVMKWFGPVQQKLCVIFFALIQVLICAFWLILAPPFPYMNMNHYQEKIILECHLGSAIGFWTVLGYIGLLAVFCFILAFLARKLPDKFNEAKFITFSMLIFCAVWITFIPAYVSSPGKFIVAVEIFAILVSSFGLLFCIFLPKCYIILLKPEMNTKKHVMAKMSNDIH